A window of Paenibacillus sp. 19GGS1-52 contains these coding sequences:
- a CDS encoding CBS domain-containing protein has translation MKTVKEVMTTDTVTVTLQDNIFEAAIKMRDNDTGFIPVIDSNDSKQLLGVITDRDLVIRGYADKHAGSTSVQTVMSTDIRAVSENTSVDEAAELMAAGQIRRLPVTNGKKLIGIVSIGDLAVRNIFADEAGEALSGISQQHLH, from the coding sequence TTGAAGACGGTTAAAGAGGTTATGACCACCGATACTGTAACAGTCACATTGCAGGATAATATTTTTGAGGCTGCTATCAAAATGAGGGATAATGATACTGGGTTTATTCCAGTAATTGATTCTAACGACAGCAAGCAATTGCTCGGTGTGATTACAGACCGTGATCTTGTTATTAGAGGGTACGCAGACAAGCATGCAGGTTCCACATCGGTGCAGACAGTCATGAGTACAGATATTCGTGCCGTCTCAGAGAATACCTCTGTGGATGAGGCAGCAGAACTTATGGCTGCGGGGCAGATTCGCCGGCTACCGGTGACAAATGGCAAGAAATTGATCGGGATCGTCTCGATTGGTGATCTCGCGGTGCGTAATATTTTTGCCGATGAGGCTGGAGAAGCGCTGAGCGGAATCTCCCAGCAGCATTTGCATTAA
- a CDS encoding M20 family metallopeptidase, with protein MERLPVELLLPDMVKWRRHLHRHPELSYQEKETSAYVADKLADFGIEVKRSTAGYGVTGILRGEKPGKTVVLRADMDALPILEETQSDYVSQNDGAMHACGHDGHTSMLLGAAAYYSSRRDELEGEIRFLFQPAEEVCPGGALGMIAEGVLENADAVYGLHLWTPLPIGTVGSAPGPLMASADEFFIDIIGKGGHAGMPHRTIDSIVAGAALVTQLQSVVSRSVDPLRPAVLSVGTIQGGFAQNVVAEQCRITGTVRAFDEETRYLIRRRIEEIATSIAAAYGTEVKIDYLMGYPPLVNDEGEYQRFFHEAPKALGESVQVMLMERLMPAEDFAYYVKSIPGCFMFVGAGNPDKGADYPHHHSRFDFDEDAMLHGVKLLIAMADSCLKEK; from the coding sequence ATGGAGAGGTTACCGGTTGAATTACTGCTGCCGGATATGGTGAAATGGCGCCGTCATCTGCATCGGCATCCGGAGTTGTCTTATCAGGAGAAGGAGACTTCAGCCTATGTAGCAGATAAGTTGGCGGATTTCGGGATTGAAGTCAAGAGAAGCACTGCCGGATATGGTGTTACAGGGATATTGCGGGGCGAGAAGCCGGGGAAAACGGTTGTTCTGCGGGCAGATATGGATGCTCTGCCCATCCTGGAAGAAACGCAAAGCGACTATGTTTCGCAAAATGACGGGGCCATGCATGCCTGCGGTCACGATGGTCATACGTCGATGCTGCTGGGCGCAGCGGCTTACTACAGTAGCCGCCGGGATGAACTAGAAGGAGAGATTCGCTTTCTCTTTCAGCCAGCCGAAGAGGTGTGTCCTGGAGGGGCGCTGGGTATGATTGCTGAAGGAGTGCTAGAGAATGCCGATGCCGTCTATGGCCTCCATCTCTGGACTCCACTTCCTATAGGTACAGTAGGCAGTGCACCAGGTCCACTAATGGCATCGGCCGATGAGTTTTTCATTGACATTATTGGCAAAGGTGGACATGCCGGCATGCCGCACCGTACGATTGACAGCATTGTGGCCGGGGCGGCCCTCGTGACACAACTTCAGAGCGTTGTGAGCCGTTCTGTTGACCCGCTGCGGCCTGCGGTATTAAGTGTGGGGACCATACAAGGCGGGTTCGCCCAGAACGTCGTTGCTGAGCAATGCCGGATAACTGGCACCGTACGGGCATTCGACGAGGAGACTCGTTATCTGATCCGGCGCAGAATCGAAGAGATCGCGACTTCAATAGCTGCTGCATATGGCACCGAGGTGAAGATAGACTACTTAATGGGATATCCCCCCCTTGTAAATGATGAAGGTGAATATCAACGTTTTTTCCATGAAGCTCCGAAAGCACTAGGGGAATCCGTTCAGGTTATGTTGATGGAGAGGCTTATGCCGGCAGAGGATTTTGCCTATTATGTAAAGAGCATCCCAGGCTGCTTTATGTTCGTAGGAGCGGGTAACCCGGATAAAGGGGCTGACTACCCACATCATCACAGTCGATTTGATTTCGACGAGGATGCTATGCTGCATGGAGTGAAGTTGCTGATAGCGATGGCAGATTCCTGTCTTAAGGAGAAGTAA
- a CDS encoding YugN family protein, whose product MIFENTGLVGLTSDLFYLDESAAKAGFVRWQWEYYRATYDCKIEDQQNGGDYFLRFNTRAVEGKLEKSDAVLAIEAVYLGKATYPHGLEYESPVPQPIMDIAAQRILQLKQLLEV is encoded by the coding sequence ATGATTTTTGAGAACACGGGCCTCGTAGGATTAACAAGCGATCTTTTCTATTTGGATGAAAGTGCCGCCAAAGCTGGTTTCGTTCGCTGGCAATGGGAGTACTATCGCGCCACTTACGATTGCAAGATTGAAGATCAGCAGAATGGCGGCGACTATTTTCTGCGCTTTAATACACGCGCTGTCGAAGGTAAATTGGAGAAGTCGGATGCCGTGCTTGCGATTGAAGCCGTTTACTTAGGGAAAGCAACCTATCCACACGGTCTAGAGTATGAGTCTCCTGTGCCTCAACCTATTATGGACATCGCAGCTCAGCGGATTCTTCAGCTGAAGCAGCTGTTGGAGGTTTGA